One genomic segment of Scophthalmus maximus strain ysfricsl-2021 chromosome 3, ASM2237912v1, whole genome shotgun sequence includes these proteins:
- the tbc1d22b gene encoding TBC1 domain family member 22B isoform X1, producing the protein MATENRINFWRRNAKVPGSVQPVYGAQHPPLDPRLRRTYPKDTKPKFNNLKSKKASSFHEFARSTNDAWDIDDEEDEDFLATPAPTSSLPSGLHSTATQNPQQQNPAGDTESRLSHRVSPPSSEAPNLQDVQEEDADCEHVNGKVVKSNSEAHLGPSSVRSMLQKQQSLPVRSIIPLVARISDQNASGAPPMTVREKNRLDKFKQLLASPNTDLEELRKHSWSGIPIEVRPITWRLLSGYLPANKERRELVLKRKREEYFGFIEQYYNSRTDEHYKDTYRQIHIDIPRTNPLIPLFQQPVVQEVFERILFIWAIRHPASGYVQGINDLVTPFFVVFLSEFVTEDVENFDVAALPLDTQRNIEADSFWCMSKLLDGIQDNYTFAQPGIQNKVKALEELVSRIDEDIHNHFKKYEVEYLQFAFRWMNNLLMRELPLRCTIRLWDTYQAEAEGFSHFHLYVCAAFLIEWRKEILSMVDFQGLLMLLQNVPTIHWGNEEVGLLLAEAYRLKYMFADAPSHYKR; encoded by the exons ATGGCCACCGAGAACAGGATCAATTTCTGGAGGAGAAACGCAAAGGTTCCCGGAAG CGTGCAGCCAGTCTACGGAGCGCAGCATCCACCTCTCGACCCGCGGTTGCGACGCAC GTATCCCAAAGACACGAAGCCAAAGTTCAACAATCTCAAGTCAAAAAAGGCGTCTAGCTTCCACGAGTTTGCCCGCAGCACCAACGACGCGTGGGACATAGACgatgaggaagacgaggatTTCCTCGCAACCCCTGCCCCAACTTCATCCCTGCCATCAGGCCTGCACTCCACAGCCACACAGAACCCG cagcagcagaatccGGCAGGGGACACAGAAAGCAGGTTGTCACACAGAGTGTCACCTCCTAGCTCAGAGGCTCCAAACCTCCAGGACGTTCAGGAGGAAGACGCAGACTGCGAGCACGTCAACGGCAAGGTTGTCAAGTCTAACAGTGAGGCCCACCTCGGCCCGTCCTCAG TCCGATCCATGCTGCAGAAGCAGCAGTCTCTCCCAGTTCGTTCCATCATCCCACTGGTGGCTCGTATCTCGGATCAGAATGCGTCCGGGGCACCACCCATGACGGTGCGGGAGAAGAACCGCCTGGACAAATTCAAGCAGCTGCTTGCTAGTCCCAACACTGATCTAG AGGAACTCCGGAAGCACAGCTGGTCGGGAATTCCAATAGAAGTCCGGCCAATCACATGGCGACTTCTCTCT GGCTACCTGCCAGCCAACAAGGAGCGCAGAGAGCTGGTGCTGAAAAGGAAACGAGAGGAATACTTTGGTTTCATCGAGCAGTATTACAACTCCAGAACAGACGAGCACTACAAAGACACATACCGACAG ATCCACATCGACATTCCAAGAACCAACCCTCTGATTCCCTTGTTCCAGCAGCCTGTTGTGCAAGAG GTGTTTGAGCGTATCCTTTTCATCTGGGCCATCCGTCACCCAGCCAGTGGCTACGTCCAGGGAATTAACGACCTGGTCACACCCTTCTTTGTCGTCTTCCTGTCGGAGTTTGTCA CGGAGGATGTGGAGAACTTTGATGTGGCAGCCCTGCCCCTGGACACGCAGAGAAACATCGAGGCTGATAGCTTCTGGTGCATGAGCAAGCTGCTGGACGGAATCCAG GACAACTACACCTTTGCTCAGCCGGGAATCCAGAACAAAGTGAAAGCTTTGGAGGAGCTGGTCAGCAGGATAGATG aggaCATTCACAATCATTTTAAGAAGTATGAGGTGGAGTACCTGCAGTTTGCTTTCCGGTGGATGAACAATCTGCTGATGAGGGAGCTGCCTCTTCGTTGCACTATCCGTCTCTGGGACACCTACCAG GCTGAGGCAGAGGGTTTCTCCCACTTCCACCTGTACGTTTGTGCTGCCTTCCTCATTGAGTGGCGCAAAGAAATTCTCTCAATGGTTGACTTTCAG
- the tbc1d22b gene encoding TBC1 domain family member 22B isoform X2, with the protein MATENRINFWRRNAKVPGSVQPVYGAQHPPLDPRLRRTYPKDTKPKFNNLKSKKASSFHEFARSTNDAWDIDDEEDEDFLATPAPTSSLPSGLHSTATQNPQQNPAGDTESRLSHRVSPPSSEAPNLQDVQEEDADCEHVNGKVVKSNSEAHLGPSSVRSMLQKQQSLPVRSIIPLVARISDQNASGAPPMTVREKNRLDKFKQLLASPNTDLEELRKHSWSGIPIEVRPITWRLLSGYLPANKERRELVLKRKREEYFGFIEQYYNSRTDEHYKDTYRQIHIDIPRTNPLIPLFQQPVVQEVFERILFIWAIRHPASGYVQGINDLVTPFFVVFLSEFVTEDVENFDVAALPLDTQRNIEADSFWCMSKLLDGIQDNYTFAQPGIQNKVKALEELVSRIDEDIHNHFKKYEVEYLQFAFRWMNNLLMRELPLRCTIRLWDTYQAEAEGFSHFHLYVCAAFLIEWRKEILSMVDFQGLLMLLQNVPTIHWGNEEVGLLLAEAYRLKYMFADAPSHYKR; encoded by the exons ATGGCCACCGAGAACAGGATCAATTTCTGGAGGAGAAACGCAAAGGTTCCCGGAAG CGTGCAGCCAGTCTACGGAGCGCAGCATCCACCTCTCGACCCGCGGTTGCGACGCAC GTATCCCAAAGACACGAAGCCAAAGTTCAACAATCTCAAGTCAAAAAAGGCGTCTAGCTTCCACGAGTTTGCCCGCAGCACCAACGACGCGTGGGACATAGACgatgaggaagacgaggatTTCCTCGCAACCCCTGCCCCAACTTCATCCCTGCCATCAGGCCTGCACTCCACAGCCACACAGAACCCG cagcagaatccGGCAGGGGACACAGAAAGCAGGTTGTCACACAGAGTGTCACCTCCTAGCTCAGAGGCTCCAAACCTCCAGGACGTTCAGGAGGAAGACGCAGACTGCGAGCACGTCAACGGCAAGGTTGTCAAGTCTAACAGTGAGGCCCACCTCGGCCCGTCCTCAG TCCGATCCATGCTGCAGAAGCAGCAGTCTCTCCCAGTTCGTTCCATCATCCCACTGGTGGCTCGTATCTCGGATCAGAATGCGTCCGGGGCACCACCCATGACGGTGCGGGAGAAGAACCGCCTGGACAAATTCAAGCAGCTGCTTGCTAGTCCCAACACTGATCTAG AGGAACTCCGGAAGCACAGCTGGTCGGGAATTCCAATAGAAGTCCGGCCAATCACATGGCGACTTCTCTCT GGCTACCTGCCAGCCAACAAGGAGCGCAGAGAGCTGGTGCTGAAAAGGAAACGAGAGGAATACTTTGGTTTCATCGAGCAGTATTACAACTCCAGAACAGACGAGCACTACAAAGACACATACCGACAG ATCCACATCGACATTCCAAGAACCAACCCTCTGATTCCCTTGTTCCAGCAGCCTGTTGTGCAAGAG GTGTTTGAGCGTATCCTTTTCATCTGGGCCATCCGTCACCCAGCCAGTGGCTACGTCCAGGGAATTAACGACCTGGTCACACCCTTCTTTGTCGTCTTCCTGTCGGAGTTTGTCA CGGAGGATGTGGAGAACTTTGATGTGGCAGCCCTGCCCCTGGACACGCAGAGAAACATCGAGGCTGATAGCTTCTGGTGCATGAGCAAGCTGCTGGACGGAATCCAG GACAACTACACCTTTGCTCAGCCGGGAATCCAGAACAAAGTGAAAGCTTTGGAGGAGCTGGTCAGCAGGATAGATG aggaCATTCACAATCATTTTAAGAAGTATGAGGTGGAGTACCTGCAGTTTGCTTTCCGGTGGATGAACAATCTGCTGATGAGGGAGCTGCCTCTTCGTTGCACTATCCGTCTCTGGGACACCTACCAG GCTGAGGCAGAGGGTTTCTCCCACTTCCACCTGTACGTTTGTGCTGCCTTCCTCATTGAGTGGCGCAAAGAAATTCTCTCAATGGTTGACTTTCAG
- the tbc1d22b gene encoding TBC1 domain family member 22B isoform X3, with protein MATENRINFWRRNAKVPGRYPKDTKPKFNNLKSKKASSFHEFARSTNDAWDIDDEEDEDFLATPAPTSSLPSGLHSTATQNPQQQNPAGDTESRLSHRVSPPSSEAPNLQDVQEEDADCEHVNGKVVKSNSEAHLGPSSVRSMLQKQQSLPVRSIIPLVARISDQNASGAPPMTVREKNRLDKFKQLLASPNTDLEELRKHSWSGIPIEVRPITWRLLSGYLPANKERRELVLKRKREEYFGFIEQYYNSRTDEHYKDTYRQIHIDIPRTNPLIPLFQQPVVQEVFERILFIWAIRHPASGYVQGINDLVTPFFVVFLSEFVTEDVENFDVAALPLDTQRNIEADSFWCMSKLLDGIQDNYTFAQPGIQNKVKALEELVSRIDEDIHNHFKKYEVEYLQFAFRWMNNLLMRELPLRCTIRLWDTYQAEAEGFSHFHLYVCAAFLIEWRKEILSMVDFQGLLMLLQNVPTIHWGNEEVGLLLAEAYRLKYMFADAPSHYKR; from the exons ATGGCCACCGAGAACAGGATCAATTTCTGGAGGAGAAACGCAAAGGTTCCCGGAAG GTATCCCAAAGACACGAAGCCAAAGTTCAACAATCTCAAGTCAAAAAAGGCGTCTAGCTTCCACGAGTTTGCCCGCAGCACCAACGACGCGTGGGACATAGACgatgaggaagacgaggatTTCCTCGCAACCCCTGCCCCAACTTCATCCCTGCCATCAGGCCTGCACTCCACAGCCACACAGAACCCG cagcagcagaatccGGCAGGGGACACAGAAAGCAGGTTGTCACACAGAGTGTCACCTCCTAGCTCAGAGGCTCCAAACCTCCAGGACGTTCAGGAGGAAGACGCAGACTGCGAGCACGTCAACGGCAAGGTTGTCAAGTCTAACAGTGAGGCCCACCTCGGCCCGTCCTCAG TCCGATCCATGCTGCAGAAGCAGCAGTCTCTCCCAGTTCGTTCCATCATCCCACTGGTGGCTCGTATCTCGGATCAGAATGCGTCCGGGGCACCACCCATGACGGTGCGGGAGAAGAACCGCCTGGACAAATTCAAGCAGCTGCTTGCTAGTCCCAACACTGATCTAG AGGAACTCCGGAAGCACAGCTGGTCGGGAATTCCAATAGAAGTCCGGCCAATCACATGGCGACTTCTCTCT GGCTACCTGCCAGCCAACAAGGAGCGCAGAGAGCTGGTGCTGAAAAGGAAACGAGAGGAATACTTTGGTTTCATCGAGCAGTATTACAACTCCAGAACAGACGAGCACTACAAAGACACATACCGACAG ATCCACATCGACATTCCAAGAACCAACCCTCTGATTCCCTTGTTCCAGCAGCCTGTTGTGCAAGAG GTGTTTGAGCGTATCCTTTTCATCTGGGCCATCCGTCACCCAGCCAGTGGCTACGTCCAGGGAATTAACGACCTGGTCACACCCTTCTTTGTCGTCTTCCTGTCGGAGTTTGTCA CGGAGGATGTGGAGAACTTTGATGTGGCAGCCCTGCCCCTGGACACGCAGAGAAACATCGAGGCTGATAGCTTCTGGTGCATGAGCAAGCTGCTGGACGGAATCCAG GACAACTACACCTTTGCTCAGCCGGGAATCCAGAACAAAGTGAAAGCTTTGGAGGAGCTGGTCAGCAGGATAGATG aggaCATTCACAATCATTTTAAGAAGTATGAGGTGGAGTACCTGCAGTTTGCTTTCCGGTGGATGAACAATCTGCTGATGAGGGAGCTGCCTCTTCGTTGCACTATCCGTCTCTGGGACACCTACCAG GCTGAGGCAGAGGGTTTCTCCCACTTCCACCTGTACGTTTGTGCTGCCTTCCTCATTGAGTGGCGCAAAGAAATTCTCTCAATGGTTGACTTTCAG